The sequence ATATATATCTATATGTATTTATTGTATCATCAACTCAATTTTTAATTACTCCAACTCCATTGCAAAAATTATGTTCAAATTGAATTGTTACGTGATTAATGCCAAACTTTTTTAGTTTTTCTTCGATTTCAAGAAGTGTTCTCTTTGTCTGGCTAACCATTACGTCTTCAATATTAACGTGAGCTTCAAAATTAATGTTCTTTTCATTCAAACACCATACATGAACGTGATGAATGTCTTTAACCCCTTCTATCCCTTTTAATTCTTCAACAATTTTATAAACATCTATATTATTTGGAACACCTTCAAATAAGATATTTGTTGAATTCTTTAGAATCTCAAAGCTTTCCTTTAAAATATATAAACTAATTAGTGAACCTATTAAAGGATCAACCCAATTTATGTGAAAGAAAAATATTATGATTCCAGCCACTACAACTCCTATAGATGAAAGAGCGTCTACTAAAAGATGTAAATAAGAGGACTTAATATTCATATCTTCTTTGGAACCCTTATGAAGCAAAAAAACGCCCAAAGAATTGGCAAATACAGCCAGAATAGCAACAAAAATTATAACTGAACTATTGACATTCGATGGATGTAAAAATTTTTCATAGGCTTCTTTAAAAATAAATAAAGATATGATTATTAAAACCAGCGAATTAATGAATGCTGAAATAATAACTGATCTTTTATACCCAAATGTCCGCCTTTTATCATTTCTCTTACTTTGAACTTTCAATGCAATATAACTGATAAGTACAGAGAGACCATCGCTAAAATTATGCATTGCATCAGAAAATAGTGAGACGCTTCCAGAAAGGATCCCACCAATTATTTCAAAAAAAGCTATTCCAAAGTTAAGAAGTATAACTAAACACAAGTTTATGGTTTTTACATTAGATACCTCATGAACGTGTTCATGATGATAAGATTCATCCAATTTTATTACTCCACAGTAACTGATTTTGCAAGATTTCTTGGCTTATCTGGATCTCTAGATAACCATACGGCAGCATAATATGCAAAAAGTTGTAACGGAACAACGTTATAAATTGGTGAAACAATTTCAGGCACATCAGGCACGTATAAGATATCGTTTACAAGGTTTACAGCATCCTTATCTCCTTCACTAATTAGAGCTACAACTCTTGATCTCCTACTCTTTGCCTCTTCAATATTCGAAAGAACCTTTTCATAAGTAATAGCAGATCTTGTAGCAATAGCCAAAACAGGCGTAGTTGGATCGAGAAGAGCTATAGGCCCATGTTTCATTTCGCCAGCAGGATATCCTTCCGCATGAATATACGAGATCTCTTTGAGTTTTAAAGCACCCTCAAGTGCAACTGGATAATTAATCCCTCTTCCCATAAAAATCATATTTTTATAACCAGAATAAATCCTCGCACTCTTTTCAATATCATTCAAGAATTTTGGAAAATATTCTTCAAGTCGTTTGGGAACCTCAAGAAGATAACCAAGTGTCTCATCCACTATTTGTTTAGAAATACTCTTCTTACAACTACCCATATAAAGGGCTAAAATATAAAGAGTAACCAATTGAGAAGTAAAAGTTTTGGTAGCAGCAACACCAATTTCCAGACCCGCTCTCGTTAGTATACTAAAGTCTGCTTCTCTATTTGCAGTAGAACCTAATCTATTAGTAATAGCTAGGACATAACTACCTCTTTTCTTAGCTTCTCTCATAGCAGCTAAAGTATCAGCTGTTTCACCTGATTGAGATATAGCAATAGTTAAAACGCTATTATTTACTGCTGCATTTCTATATCTAAATTCTGAAGAATAATCGACCTCACAGGGCATATCTGCTAGATATTCCATTAAAAATTTTCCAATCAATGCAGCATGATAAGATGTACCACATGCCACAAAACAAATCCTTGAAATTCCTCTTGCTATATCCTTTGGAAGTTCATCTTTATATGGTTCAAACTCATTTTCAAAAAAAACTCTCTGTCCAATTGTTTCCTGGACAACCAGAGGTTGTTCAGAAATTTCTTTTAACATAAAGTGATCAAAACCGCCTTTTTCAGCATCTTCTTCATTCCATTTAACCTCAAAAAAGCTTGGCTTAATCCTATGCCCAGCCATATCAAAAATACTTATTTCATCCTTACTTATTATTGCAACTTCCCCATCTTTCATAATATACACATTTTTAGTATATTTTAATATTGCCGGTATATCAGATGCCAAAAAGTTTTCACCCTTGCCACGACCTAAAATTAGAGGAGCAAATTGTCTTGCTGCAAAAATTTTGTCAGGTTCTTTAGAGTTAATAAGAGCAATAGCAAAAACGCCCCTTAAATCATTAAGCGCTTTTAAAAACGAAGTAAAGGTATCTTTATAAGTTTTTTGATAGTCCTCTATGAGATGAGCAATAACCTCTGTATCAGTATCAGACTTAAAAATATGACCTTTAGATAATAAATTTTCTTTAAGTTCAAGATAATTCTCAATAATCCCATTATGAACTACAGCAATAGAGGAAGTGCAATCAACTTGAGGATGGGCATTTTTCAAGCACGGCTCTCCATGAGTAGCCCAACGCGTATGACCAATTCCTAAAAAGCCTTTTAAAGGCGCGTCTCTTAAGTTATCCTCCAAAAATAGAATTTTTCCTACTGCATGTCTAATATCAAGGTTCCCAGATTCGCCCACTACGGCTATACCTGCAGAATCATATCCTCTGTATTCAAGCTTTTTTAACCCATACAAAACTACATCTGCTGAATTTTTATTACCTATATAACCAACTATTCCACACATATAATCTCCCTTCTAAAGCTTTACATGAAAATGGCACCTGGCAATAACACCAAGTGCCAATTCAGTCAATTTTAATTTAACAGTAGTTTTGCTTAAATATCAAAAAGCGTAACAAATTCATATGGGTGAGGCCTTATAGCTAACTCTTTAGCCTGAGTTCTCTTAAATTTAATATATGATTCTATCAATTCCTTTGAAAAGACCCCGCCCTTCAAAAGATATTCATGATCCGCTTCAAGAGCATCAAGGGCTTCGTCTAAAGAACCAGGAACTGAAGGAATATTTTTAGCTTCTTCTGGTGGCAAATCATAAATATTCTTATCAAGAGGCTTACCCGGATCAATTTTATTTTCTATTCCATCTAAACCTGCCATAAGCATTGCAGAAAAGGCTAGATATGGATTTGCAGACGGATCAGGCGGTCTGAATTCAATCCTCTTGGCTTTTGGATTAGCAGTATACATAGGAATACGAACAGCAGCAGAGCGATTTCTTTGCGAATATGCCAGATTTACTGGAGCTTCATAATGAGGTACAAGTCTCTTATACGAATTTGTAGTAGGTGCGGCAAAGGCGAGAACAGATTTTGCATGTTTGAGAAGACCACCAATATACCACAACGCAATGTCACTAAGTCCGGCATAACCCTTTTCGTCATAAAAAAGCGGCCTGTTACCCTTCCACAAGCTTTGATGACAGTGCATACCTGAACCATTATCACCAAATAATGGTTTGGGCATAAAGGTAACTGTTAAACCGTTTGCCCTTGCAACATTTTTTGCAACGTATTTATATTTCATAAGATCATCGGCCATCCTTAGCAAGTTGTTAAATCTTATATCTATTTCAACCTGTCCTGCAGTCGCAACCTCATGGTGATGAACTTCAATTTCCAGGCCAACTTTCATCATTGCCTTAACCATTTCGGACCTGACATCCTGTAATTGATCGTTTGGTGGGCATGGAAAATAACCTTCTTTGGATCTTATTTTATGACCAAGATTGGGCTCTTCTTCTCTATCAGAGTTCCACCAGGCTTCTACTGAATCTATGGAAAACATTCCGCCTCTAGAATCATATTTGTATTTAACGTCATCAAAAATAAAAAATTCTGCCTCCGGTCCGAAGTATGCAGTATCTGCAATACCCGTTGTTTTAAGATAATTTTCTGCTCTCCTTGCAACACCCCTTGGATCTTTTTGATAATCTCTCAAAACAATTGGTTCCTTTACATCACAGATAATATTTACAGTTAAATCATCAAAAAACGGATCTACAAAAGCTGATGACAGATCTGGTATGAGTATCATATCGCTCTCTTCGATCTGCTGAAATCCTCTTATGCTCGAACCATCAAAACCTAAACCCTCTTCTATCACGCCTTCATTAAAAGCTTCTACTGGAACAGTAAAGTGCTGCCATGTTCCAGGTACATCACAAAATCTTACATCTACAAATTTCACTTCATTTTCTTTAACAAAATTTTTAAACTCTTCATAGTCTTTAAATCCACACTTAATATTATTCAAATTAGACCTCCTATAAATTCTTATTTTCTCTTAAAGCACTCGCAAGACTAAGTATTTCTACAATCTCCTCGACCGCTTTAAAAATTCCTACAAATACAGCCCTTGATATTATGCTATGTCCAATGTTTAATTCTTCAATTTCAGGTATCAAAGCAATTTGCCAAACGTTGCTCTTATTTAAACCATGACCAGCATAAACGTTCAGACCTGCTTCTTTAGCAAGATTAGATGCCTTTTTCAATCTTTCTAACTCAAAATTTCTCTCAATTTCATCCAAAGAGTCAGCATATTTACCGGTATGCAATTCTACAGAATCAGCACCTAAGGTAACACTTTTTTCAATAGAAAATTCATCTGGATCGATAAAAAGAGAGACTTCAATTCCATTTGATTTTAAAGTCGAAATACTTTCTTTCAAAGAATCATAGTTTTTAGAAAGATCTAAACCTCCTTCTGTTGTGAGCTCTTCCCTTTTTTCAGGAACTAAGGTCACTTTGTTCGGCTTTACCTTCAAGGCAAAAGAAACAATTTGCGGAACACAAGCCATCTCTAAATTTAGATTATCTACGGCCTTTCTTATTTTAAGGACATCGTTGTCCTGTATATGCCTTCTGTCTTCTCTAAGATGAACTGTTATAAGGTCAGCACCTGCAGCTAGGGAAATAGAGGCAGCAAAGAGTGGATCTGGATAGGTAATCTTTCTTGATTCTCTAAGCGTGGCAACATGATCAACATTAACCCCCAAGCGGATTTTTCCAGCCACTTTATCACCTCTCATTTATAATCTTAAAAATTATAGCACAAAAAAATATTGAACCGATATCAAATTTTTTCTTTAATAATATCTAAAATAAAGTTTGCAATATTTATTTTTGTTGAATTAAGTTCGTAATAATCGCCACTTGAAGATAAGATCAAAACTTCATTGTTTTCACTACCAAAAGGAAAACCAGTTTCGTGAATTTTATTAGCTACTATATAATCTAATTTTTTTTCAACTAGTTTTTTATTAGCATTTGTGCTAAGATTTTCAGTTTCAGCGGCAAAGCCTATAACTATCTGATTTTTCTTCAATAAATTAACTTCTTTAAGTATATCGGGATTTGATATAAGATTAAGCTCTAAGTTATTCTTCTTTTTTATCTTTTTCGTATACCGCTGATCTACTTTAAAGTCTGAAACAGCAGCTGCCATAACCAGTATATCACAAAACTCAAAGTTATCGATAACACTCTTAAACATCTCTTCTGTTGTTTCAACATCAATCCTTTCTACCATATAAGGAGTTCGTAAACCAGTTGGTCCTGCAATAAGCCTTACCTGTGCACCTCTCAAAGAAGCAGCCTGAGCAAAAGCAAAGCCCATCTTGCCTGATGATCTATTAGAAATATATCTAACAGGATCTATTGGTTCGCGAGTAGGACCTGCAGTTATCAATATCTTTTTTCCAACAAAATCCTTTTTTGGATAGAAATGATAGTTAAACATTTCTAAGAGTTCAGGTACTTCCAGCATTCTACCAGACCCTATGCTATCGCAAGCGAGTCTTCCATAAGCAGGACCAAAAAATATTACATCTTGAGCCAATAATTTCTTTACATTATCTTGCACAGAAGGATTTCCCCACATAGTATCGTTCATTGCTGGAACTAATACCAGCGGGCATTTTCTTGCAATAGCCATTGTAGTAAGAAGGTTGTCAGCTATACCTAATGCAATCTTTGAAATTGTATTAGCAGTAGCCGGACATATAATAAAAACATCAGATTTTTGGGGTAAAGTTATGTGGGCTATTGAGTCTTTACCAGAAGGCAAATTAGACTCACTGTAACAAATATTTTTTGTTAAAGCTTCAAATGTTAAAGGAGAAACAAATCTAGTAGCATTCTGAGTCATCACAACATTTACCTCATTTCCCTCTTTTACAAGAGATGAAACAAAATTTGCAGCTTTATACGCAGAAATGCCACCACAAATGCCAAAAAGTATTTTCAATTTACTTATTTATAGTAAATTTTATTTTCCCACTTGCAATTTCTTCAAATGCCTGCTCGAGAGGATCGCTAACATTAGTTGTGAAAAGGTCTTTATTACTTTTTATTTCTTTTGCTCTTTTTACAGCTACAATAACTAAAGCATATCTAGACGGTATCATTTTCAACGCATTTTCTAAACTAGGCGCTATCAAAACTAAATTACCTCCTGTCCAAATTGTATTTCTGATCTAAGTCTCGAAATTATATCTTCTCTTCTTTCTCTTTTTGCCCTCTGAGCAACAATTATGCATTCTAGCTCGCTAGCTGCTTCTATAACACTACTATTTACAATTATATAATCATATATAAAATATTCTTCAATTTCTTCAATCGATCTCGAAAGCCTTCTTTTTATCTCATCAAAATTTTCGGAAGACCTTGTTTCCAACCTTAATCTTAGATCACACCATCTTGGTGGAACAATAAAGATTAAAATTGCATCAGGGTACAATGATTTTATTTTACTTGCACCTCTTGTATCTATTTCAAGAACAACATCACTATTCTCACTTAATTTTTTTAAAACGTAATCCTTTGGGGTTCCATAATAATTTCCGTGAACTTTAGCCCATTCCAAAAGGTTATCTTTTTCTATGTGTTCCAAAAACTCAGATTCAGAAACAAAAAAGTAATCTTTGCCATTAACTTCGTTAGGCCTTCTAGGTCTGCTTGTCATAGATATAGAAAGACAAAGCATTGGATCTCTTTGCATTAATTCCTTTATTACTGTCCCTTTGCCCACACCAGAAGGACCAGAAACTACAAACAATAAACCTTTTTTTTCATCACTTTTTTTGTACACTATTTATTTATTGCCTTTCTCAGGAAGTTTGTATGGAATAGGTATGAATTGTACCGATGGCCTTCTATTTCCTGCCTGAGGATATAACTCCATTAGCTCATACACTTCTTCTGGCAAATCATTTCTCACTGAAATACCCAAATTTTTAATCTCTTCGTAGGAAATAGGATAATCATGCGTCCACTTTCCACTTGTAAAAAGTTCAGCAAGGAAAGAGGCCTTTTCTGAATCCATTCTATCTTGTAAAAGTTTTTTAATAGTACTTTTTACTTGGTTAACAGCCTTTTGTGACATATCTGCTAAAATTAATGTTTTGTCATCGACATTTTCAATACCTTTCTCTCTAACTACCTGTAAAATAGAAACAGCTGGGTACTCTCCCAGCTGCGGATCAACAGGACCAAGAACTGCATTTTCATCAAGGTATATTTCATCGGCAGCAAGAGCAAGCATGGTACCGCCAGACATAGCATAGTGAGGTATAAAAACCCTCACAGGTGCAGGATGCCTTATTAACGCCTTTGCTATCTGCTCTGCTGCCAATACCAATCCTCCTGGAGTATGAAGTATGATATCAATAGGCATATCCTTTTCGGTAAGCCTTATTGCTCTCAAAATTTGTTCAGAATCATCTATGTCAATATATCTCGAAAGAGGAATACCAAAAAAAGATATAGTCTCCTGTCTGTGTATAAGAGTAATAACCCTGGAATTCATCTTTTTCTCCATAGATCTTATAGTCCTAATTCTCATGTTTTCTAGATATTTCTGCTGCAATACAGGAGTAAAAGCAAATATTATAAAAATAAACCAAATTATGTCAAAAAAATTCATTATTCAACTACCAGTCCGATCTTATTATCTTCTACCACTATCTTCACGGTATCTCCTTCCTTAATCCTATTATTTAAAAGCTCCTTCGCAATAATATTTTCCAAATTTTTCTGTATATATCTTTTAAGAGGTCTAGCACCCATTGTAGGTTCATATCCCTCTTTTGCAAAAAATTTCTTTGCATCCTCTGTAAGTATTAGTTTTATTTTCTTTTCATTCAATCTTTCTTGAATATCATTTAATATCAATTCAACAATTTTTTCAATATCAGATCTAGAAAGAGGCTTAAAAACTACAATCTCATCAATTCTATTTAAAAACTCCGGTCTAAAAGTAGAATTTAATAGCGATAAAACTCTATTCTTTGCCTTTTCAAATTCTTTTTCATCTTCTACATTAGAATTTAATAGTATATCAGAACCAAGATTAGATGTCATTATTATAACAGTATTCCTAAAATCAATAGTCCTACCCTTACCATCTGTTAATCTTCCATCGTCAAGAACCTGTAAAAGTATATTAAAAACATCAGGATGTGCTTTCTCTATTTCATCTAAGAGTATTACAGAATATGGCCTTCTCCTAATAACTTCTGTCAGTTGACCTCCTTCTTCATAGCCTACATAACCTGGAGGAGCACCCACTAGCCTCGACACAGAATGTTTCTCCATATATTCTGACATATCAATTCTTACAAGAGCATTTTCATCCTTGAATAAAAATGCAGCAAGAGCCTTGCTTAGCTCAGTTTTACCCACACCAGTTGGACCAAGAAAGAGAAATGATCCTACTGGCCTTCTAGGATCCTTTAGACCTGACCTTGACCTTCGTATCGCTTCAGAAACAGCAACTACGGCCTCATCTTGACCAATAATTCTTTTATGAAGAATATTTTCCATATTAGTCAATTTGTCAACTTCTTCTTGAACAAGCTCTGTTACAGGTATGCCTGTCCATTTGGAAACCAAATTTGCAATGTCTTCCTTATCTACTACTTCGTTAACTTTTTTATCAATTAACCATTTATCTCTTTTCTCCTTAAATTTTCTTGAAAGAGCCTCAGATTCACTCTTTAACTTTGCTGCCAATTCGTAATCTTCTCTTTTTACAGCTTCCTGACCCTCTTGATATAATCTTGATAACTTATTTTCCATTTCTTTAAGTTCCGTAGGCATATTAGAAAGCTGAATTCTCACTTTAGCAGCAGCTTCATCAATCAAATCAATAGCTTTATCAGGCAAAAATCTATCAGATATATATCTTTCAGATAAATGAGCAGCCGATTCAATTGCCTCATCTGTAATTTTTACCCTATGATGCGCCTCATATTTGTCCCTTAAACCCTTTAAAATAGAAATGGTATCATCTACGCTTGGTTCCTTTACAAAAACCGGTTGAAATCTTCTTTCAAGAGCAGGATCTTTCTCAATATATTTTTTATATTCATCTAGCGTAGTAGCACCTATTACCCTTAATTCACCTCTTGCAAGGGCAGGTTTAAGTAAATTTGATGCGTCAATGGCACCTTCTGCAGCGCCTGCTCCAACTACAGTATGTAATTCATCAATGAACAAAATATAGTTTTGTGTTTTGGTTACAGAATCAATAATTGTTTTTAATCTTTCTTCAAATTCTCCTCTAAATTTAGTACCTGCAATCAAAGCACCCATATCAAGCGCTAAAAGTTGTTTTCCCTTCAATATCTCAGGTACATCGTTTGAAGCTATCTTTTGAGCAATACCATCAACAATAGCTGTCTTTCCAACACCGGGTTCACCAATTAGAACCGGGTTGTTTTTCGTTCTTCTGGAAAGAATCTGCATTACTCTCTCAATCTCTTCATCTCTACCAATTACAGGATCTAACTTTCCCTCTAAAGCAAGTTGAGTTAAATTTCTTGTATACTTTTCAAGAGCTTGGTATTTCTCTTCTGCACCTGGATCTGTCACTCTTTGAGTACCCCTTATATCTTTAAGAATTTGATAAACCTTTTCTTCTGTAATACCATACTCGTTCAAAAGGCGCGACGCTGGGCTCTCGCCTTCTTTTACTATCGCAATCAAAACATGATCTACTCCAACAAATTCATCCTTTAACCTAATCGCTTCTTCCTCCGCTATATCTAAAACCTTCTTCAAAGAGGGAGTGATATATATTTGTGGAGTAGAAGATGAATATTGTATTTTTGGTAATCTGTTCAAAATCGATTCTAATCTATTTTTAATATCATTTTTATTAATTCCAGCTCTTGTTAAAACTTTTCCTACAAGACCATCCTGTTGATTAAGCATCGCATACAAAAGATGCTCTACATCAAGCTGGCTGTTTTGAAATGTCATTAAAACTCTCTGTGAAGACTCTAACGAATCCCTTAACTGTTCTGTAAATTTATCTGGGTTCATTATTTTCACCTTCTTTCTCTTGAGAAATACTTTTTAGTAAATTATTGAGCCTTGATACTTCTGACTCTAGTTCTTCTACTCTTTTTGACAATCTTAAAATAACCTCAACACCTGCAATATTTATCCCAAGATCTTTTGTAAATTCTTGAATTTTTTTTAGAACTTCTATGTCTTCATCACTAAAAACCCTCGTTTTACCATCAAGTTTTTTAGGACAAATTAACCCTAATTCTTCATATCTTCTTATTGTCTGTGGGTGAATTGATAACATTTTTGAAACAATACTTATCGCATAAAAGCCACTAGTTTCTGGCATCATTTCTCACCCCTTAATTTTGCCCATTTTGTAACAATCTCTTTTTCTTCACTCGAAAGATTTTTTGGAATTTGAACATTTATATTTACAAGCAAATCTCCTCTTGTCTTGTTGTGCTTAAGCGCACCAAGTCCTTTTAATCTAAGAATAGTCCCTGATGAAGATCCAGCCGGGACCTTCACCTTCACTCTTCCTTCAGGAGTCTCTATCGGGATTTCACCACCAAGAAGAGCTGTAAACAAAGAAATGTTAGCTGAAGTCTTTATATTATCGCCTTCTATAGAAAATCGCGGATCCTTTTCAATCTTTACTTTTAGATATAGATCTCCGCCATTTTGACCCAGGCCCCTGAATCTAATCTTAGAACCTTCCTTTACTCCAGCAGGGATCTTTAATTCCACATCTTTATTAAGGTATGGCAAATTAACTCTTTTTGTAGTACCATGTAAATATTCGCTAAATGATATGGTAACCTCAGATTCCACATCTTGGCCAACATCTGCCCTAACGTTTTGTTGTTTTCCAAACAGGTCAAACGGTGAAAATCCTCTACTAGAAAAACCTCTCTTACCAGTAGAACCAAAAATGCTATTTATAAGGTCAAATATATTATCAAAATCACCGGGATTGATATTATATTGAGTATAGAAATTGCCATTGAAATTAAAGTTCTGGCCACCTACTCCCTGAGTTGTCCATGTAGAACCCATCTGGTCGTATATTTTTCTTTTTTCAGGATTTGATAAAACTTCATGAGCTTCATTTATTTCTTTAAATTTTTCTGCATCGCCGCCCGGTAAATCAGGATGATATTTTCTGGCTAATTTTTTATATGCCTGTTTTATTTCCTTCTCAGTAGCATTTCTATCAACTCCAAGAATCTTATAATAATCTTTATACTTCATCTAAAGTTTCGCCTTCCTTTTTAGGCGGCCGACTCACTTTAACTTTTGATGGAATTAATACCTCATTGTTATATATATACCCAGCACTCAACTCCTGGAGTATGGTGCCCTCAGGTTCATCTGATTCCTCTGTAAATACTACTTCATGATATAGAGGATTAAAAATAGTGCCTGGTTCAGCATTAATTTTTGTTATATTTTCTGATTTAAGAGCTTCATATAAATTTTTATAGACCATCTCTATTCCCTTTTTAAAATTTTCAGAATCAGAATAAGATAGTGCCCTTTCGAGTTGATCAACATTTGGCAATATCTTTGCTAAAAAATTTCTTCTAATTTCGTTAGTTCTAAATTCTATTTCCCTCTGAGTTCTTTTCCTTAAGTTATCATAATCCGCCAAACTTCTTAAATATTTATTTTGCAAATCATTTATTTCTTCTTGGAGTTTTTTAATAAGAGCATCTTTATCCTCAACCGGGGTTTCAACGTAATCCTTTATTTCTTCGCCTTCTTTATTTTCACCGTTTTCACCGTTAGTGTTTTCTATCTTTATTTCAGACATATTTTACCTCCTTTAATATGCCAGATTAAATTCTAGCTCTGAAAAATAAATATCTAAATAGATTTTTAAAATAATATAAACTGGTAGCGAGTGACATATACAGCCTTATTGGCATCCCCGCATTTGTCACTCGATACCTTGTATTTATAAGTAACTTTTTAAGATTTATAAAAAACTAGGAACTAAATTTTCTTTAATTTTCCTTTTTAAAATCAGCATCTATTACTTCACCCTCTTGTGGACCCTGTCCTGAAGAACTATCTGTTGTAGGTCCCGAAGAAGATGCCGAAGAACTACTCTTATAAATCTCCTCGCTAAGTTTATAGCTTAGTTGCTTTAGTTCATTCATCTTAGCTTCAATTTCAGACTTACTTGCATTTTTCTTGATCAAATCTCTTAACTCAGAAATTCCATTTTCTATTTTTGATTTCTCGTCTTGAGAAATTTTATCACCTATATCTTTCAAAGTCTTTTCTAAGCTATAAGCAAAGCTCTCTGCTTGATTCCTTGTATCAGCTTCTTCTTTAATTCTTCTATCTTCCTCAGCGAATTGCTCAGCTTTTTTAATCATTTCATCTATTTCTTCTTTAGATAGAGTAGAAGCACCTGTTACCGTAACTTTCTGTTCTTTACCCGTTCCAAGATCTTTTGCATGGACAGTTAATATGCCATTTGCGTCTATGTCAAAAGTAACTTCAATCTGCGGAACACCTCTTGGTGCAGGAGGTAAACCTTCAAGTCTAAATCTTGCAAGAGTTCTGTTATCTCTTGCCATTGCTCTTTCTCCTTGTAAAACGTGAATCTCAACTGCAGGTTGATTATCTTCAGCGGTAGTAAATATTTCACTCTTTTTAGTAGGAATAGTAGTATTTCTTTCAATCATCTTTGTAAACACTCCACCAAGTGTCTCAATTCCAAGAGAAAGAGGAGTAACATCTAACAAGACTACATCTTTTACCTCTCCTGCAAGAACAGCACCTTGAATTGCAGCACCCACAGCCACAACTTCATCTGGATTTACACCTTTATTAGGCTCTTTTCCAGTCAATCTTTTAACCAGTTCTTGAACTGCAGGCATTCTTGTAGAACCACCAACGAGAATAACCTCATCTATATCTTCAATTTTTAACTTTGCATCATCAAGAGCTTGTTTGAACGGTGCAATACATCTCTCTGTAAGATGCCTTGTGATATCCTCAAATTTT comes from Thermodesulfobium acidiphilum and encodes:
- the gmk gene encoding guanylate kinase, whose product is MYKKSDEKKGLLFVVSGPSGVGKGTVIKELMQRDPMLCLSISMTSRPRRPNEVNGKDYFFVSESEFLEHIEKDNLLEWAKVHGNYYGTPKDYVLKKLSENSDVVLEIDTRGASKIKSLYPDAILIFIVPPRWCDLRLRLETRSSENFDEIKRRLSRSIEEIEEYFIYDYIIVNSSVIEAASELECIIVAQRAKRERREDIISRLRSEIQFGQEVI
- a CDS encoding SDH family Clp fold serine proteinase; the encoded protein is MNFFDIIWFIFIIFAFTPVLQQKYLENMRIRTIRSMEKKMNSRVITLIHRQETISFFGIPLSRYIDIDDSEQILRAIRLTEKDMPIDIILHTPGGLVLAAEQIAKALIRHPAPVRVFIPHYAMSGGTMLALAADEIYLDENAVLGPVDPQLGEYPAVSILQVVREKGIENVDDKTLILADMSQKAVNQVKSTIKKLLQDRMDSEKASFLAELFTSGKWTHDYPISYEEIKNLGISVRNDLPEEVYELMELYPQAGNRRPSVQFIPIPYKLPEKGNK
- a CDS encoding ATP-dependent Clp protease ATP-binding subunit produces the protein MNPDKFTEQLRDSLESSQRVLMTFQNSQLDVEHLLYAMLNQQDGLVGKVLTRAGINKNDIKNRLESILNRLPKIQYSSSTPQIYITPSLKKVLDIAEEEAIRLKDEFVGVDHVLIAIVKEGESPASRLLNEYGITEEKVYQILKDIRGTQRVTDPGAEEKYQALEKYTRNLTQLALEGKLDPVIGRDEEIERVMQILSRRTKNNPVLIGEPGVGKTAIVDGIAQKIASNDVPEILKGKQLLALDMGALIAGTKFRGEFEERLKTIIDSVTKTQNYILFIDELHTVVGAGAAEGAIDASNLLKPALARGELRVIGATTLDEYKKYIEKDPALERRFQPVFVKEPSVDDTISILKGLRDKYEAHHRVKITDEAIESAAHLSERYISDRFLPDKAIDLIDEAAAKVRIQLSNMPTELKEMENKLSRLYQEGQEAVKREDYELAAKLKSESEALSRKFKEKRDKWLIDKKVNEVVDKEDIANLVSKWTGIPVTELVQEEVDKLTNMENILHKRIIGQDEAVVAVSEAIRRSRSGLKDPRRPVGSFLFLGPTGVGKTELSKALAAFLFKDENALVRIDMSEYMEKHSVSRLVGAPPGYVGYEEGGQLTEVIRRRPYSVILLDEIEKAHPDVFNILLQVLDDGRLTDGKGRTIDFRNTVIIMTSNLGSDILLNSNVEDEKEFEKAKNRVLSLLNSTFRPEFLNRIDEIVVFKPLSRSDIEKIVELILNDIQERLNEKKIKLILTEDAKKFFAKEGYEPTMGARPLKRYIQKNLENIIAKELLNNRIKEGDTVKIVVEDNKIGLVVE
- a CDS encoding chaperone modulator CbpM, translated to MMPETSGFYAISIVSKMLSIHPQTIRRYEELGLICPKKLDGKTRVFSDEDIEVLKKIQEFTKDLGINIAGVEVILRLSKRVEELESEVSRLNNLLKSISQEKEGENNEPR
- a CDS encoding DnaJ C-terminal domain-containing protein → MKYKDYYKILGVDRNATEKEIKQAYKKLARKYHPDLPGGDAEKFKEINEAHEVLSNPEKRKIYDQMGSTWTTQGVGGQNFNFNGNFYTQYNINPGDFDNIFDLINSIFGSTGKRGFSSRGFSPFDLFGKQQNVRADVGQDVESEVTISFSEYLHGTTKRVNLPYLNKDVELKIPAGVKEGSKIRFRGLGQNGGDLYLKVKIEKDPRFSIEGDNIKTSANISLFTALLGGEIPIETPEGRVKVKVPAGSSSGTILRLKGLGALKHNKTRGDLLVNINVQIPKNLSSEEKEIVTKWAKLRGEK
- a CDS encoding nucleotide exchange factor GrpE; protein product: MSEIKIENTNGENGENKEGEEIKDYVETPVEDKDALIKKLQEEINDLQNKYLRSLADYDNLRKRTQREIEFRTNEIRRNFLAKILPNVDQLERALSYSDSENFKKGIEMVYKNLYEALKSENITKINAEPGTIFNPLYHEVVFTEESDEPEGTILQELSAGYIYNNEVLIPSKVKVSRPPKKEGETLDEV